The genomic window AAATAATCCTACTGGAACAATGTTTACCGAAAAAGAATTAATTGACTTCTTAGATAAGGTTCCTGAAAATATAGTTGTTGTTTATGATGAGGCTTACAGAGAATTTGTAACTAGAGATGATTACACTAAAGACAGTCTTCCTCTGCTAAAAAAATATGCTAACTTAATTATTTTGAGAACGTTTTCCAAGATTTATGGGCTTGCTGCATTGAGAGTAGGATATACTATGGCAAGTGAAGAAATAATCACGAACATCAATAAAGTAAGAGGACCTTTCAATGTAAACACTTTAGCACAAGTTGCGGCTATTGCAGCTTTAGAAGACGAAGATTTTCTAAGAAAAGCATATGAAGCAAATGTTGAAGGTAAAGAGTATCTATATAAAGAATTTGATAAGTTAAACCTAGAATATGCTCCGTCTGAAACAAATCATATATTTGTAAATGTTCAAAAAGATGGAAGCGAAGTCTTCGTTGAGCTTCAAAAAAGAGGAGTTATTATAAGACCTCAATTTGGTCAATGGATAAGAGTTAGTATAGGTACTATGGAGGAAAACAGAGTATTTATTGAAAAGCTAAAAGAGGTTTTAGGAAAATAAATGAAATAATATGAATTTTATTCGAAAAGCCTGTGCAAACATTTTTTGTACAGGCTTTTTCATGACTTATTTAGAATTTGATTGTTTTTAATATAAACCCTGATATTATAGATTCTGTTCTATGTTAATGACTCCTATACAAGGTTTACAAAAAAACATATGTCTCTCACATATTAGTGTGTGACTATACATTAAATGGCCTTTTTGTTACTGTCAAATAGAGATGATTTGAAGTAAAGACTATAGTAACATTTCAAAATTAAGATTTATTATTATAATCTCATTCCACCATTTACGCTTAACACATGACCTGTTATATATGAAGCTTCATCAGAAGCAAGGAATAATGCTGGATATGCAATTTCTTCTGGTTGTGCTAATCTTCCAAGCATTGTCTGCCCTGCAAATTTATCTAATAAATCTTGTGGAACTGTCTTTAGTATATCAGTCATTGTATATCCTGGTGCAATTGCATTAACTCTTACATTGCCACCCTTCATAGCGAATTCTTTTGCCCAGGTTTTAGTAAGTCCGATAATTCCAGCTTTTGTAGCAGCATAGTTAGCCTGCCCTATGTTCCCATACTCGCCTACAACTGAAGAAATGTTTATTATAGAGCCACCACCATTTGCTTGCATATGTGGTCCTACATGTCTAGTTAAATTAAATACCCCCTTTAAATTAACATCTACTACTAAATCCCACTGTTCATCAGTCATCTTTCTAGTCAATGCGTCT from Proteiniborus sp. DW1 includes these protein-coding regions:
- the hisC gene encoding histidinol-phosphate transaminase gives rise to the protein MSIQFREELANLSPYKPGRPIDDVKREYGLQDVIKLASNENPFGCSPKAIEAIKNSLNNLGLYPDGNCTLLKEALSKKLNISVNNIILSSGLDEMMDLLAKTFFNKGDEAIMADITFPRYIATTMMMGAKPVIVPLVNWTYDLNGILNAITEKTKLIWLCNPNNPTGTMFTEKELIDFLDKVPENIVVVYDEAYREFVTRDDYTKDSLPLLKKYANLIILRTFSKIYGLAALRVGYTMASEEIITNINKVRGPFNVNTLAQVAAIAALEDEDFLRKAYEANVEGKEYLYKEFDKLNLEYAPSETNHIFVNVQKDGSEVFVELQKRGVIIRPQFGQWIRVSIGTMEENRVFIEKLKEVLGK
- a CDS encoding beta-ketoacyl-ACP reductase, producing the protein MRLKDRVAIVTGGARGLGQAMAELFAKEGAKVIAVDMGELTYSNPNVEGYILNVTDTEKCKEFFDYVVEKYGKIDVLVNNAGITRDALTRKMTDEQWDLVVDVNLKGVFNLTRHVGPHMQANGGGSIINISSVVGEYGNIGQANYAATKAGIIGLTKTWAKEFAMKGGNVRVNAIAPGYTMTDILKTVPQDLLDKFAGQTMLGRLAQPEEIAYPALFLASDEASYITGHVLSVNGGMRL